A single Sporomusaceae bacterium DNA region contains:
- the recJ gene encoding single-stranded-DNA-specific exonuclease RecJ, which produces MARCLGMSPVVAQVLVNRGIGDEAEARRFLHGGREELPDPYLMQGMERAAGRIDAALKAGERITIYGDYDVDGVTATALLYRVLERLGGAVDYYIPERQNEGYGLNAAALESLFQLGTRLIVTVDCGISAADEVAAFAGRMDIVVTDHHQPPEVLPPAHAVINPKQNGCSYPEKNLAGVGVAFKLCQALWQRHMGDDAELYDYLDLVAVGTIADIVPLTGENRVLVKLGLARLAVTENIGLQALMKAAGLPAEKIDTGRVGFGIAPRLNAAGRLSHAAAGVELLITGDGARATELAAELDTENSRRQTVEKELLTAAEEMLAVTGPGTGEVLVLAGEDWHPGVIGIVASRLLDRYYRPVVMISVRDGVGKGSCRSIPGFDIYRALEQCADLLIQFGGHQYAAGLTVEAAKIDLLRDRLSAIAAATLTADDYQPVLNIDTRVALDEIDAALLQQLAALAPHGAGNPSPVFVCEELAVTGVRPVGQEGRHLKLRVRRERVNGDVIGWNLGGLAARLEGDATIDLAFVPEFNEWQGQRTIQLKAHDVRVRPAVPDHVRLTDARGEDKDAYLARLLPGSRKTIIVVNDRREAVLLARRLRRLPETSGNVGCWHPAMGAKRERRLRDRYAVGDVRVLVAAGYYGGDGDDIADIVFYSPPLTKALLGAYCRLAAAQSGPVTLHFAYAAADGREAGAVLEELFPDRKMIGWVYLTLREAAKPDGSVCLPPRLLARAVAARSGKAVSPESLAASITVLAEIGLASRDDSSANKIILAPVPDRKQDLEHSAAFCAGIAARQGYAALNTRLIRSPLKELWKMATDGE; this is translated from the coding sequence TTGGCGCGGTGCCTTGGCATGTCGCCGGTCGTCGCCCAGGTGCTCGTGAACCGCGGCATTGGCGACGAGGCCGAAGCCCGGCGCTTTTTGCACGGCGGCCGGGAGGAACTGCCCGATCCGTATCTGATGCAGGGCATGGAGCGGGCGGCCGGCCGGATCGATGCCGCGCTCAAAGCCGGCGAGCGGATAACGATTTACGGCGATTACGATGTCGACGGGGTGACGGCCACGGCGCTGCTTTACCGCGTACTAGAGCGGCTGGGCGGCGCGGTGGATTATTATATCCCCGAACGCCAGAACGAGGGCTACGGGCTCAACGCGGCGGCGCTGGAGTCGTTGTTTCAGTTGGGCACGCGACTTATCGTCACGGTCGACTGCGGAATCAGCGCGGCTGACGAAGTGGCGGCGTTCGCCGGCAGGATGGATATTGTCGTTACCGACCACCACCAGCCGCCGGAGGTTTTGCCGCCGGCCCATGCCGTGATTAATCCCAAACAGAACGGGTGCTCTTATCCCGAAAAGAATCTGGCCGGGGTGGGAGTGGCTTTTAAGCTTTGCCAGGCGCTCTGGCAGCGGCATATGGGCGACGATGCCGAGCTTTATGATTATCTCGATCTTGTGGCGGTCGGTACGATCGCCGATATTGTGCCGCTGACAGGGGAAAACCGGGTGCTGGTCAAGCTGGGGCTGGCCCGTCTCGCGGTTACGGAAAATATCGGTCTCCAGGCATTAATGAAGGCCGCCGGCCTGCCGGCCGAGAAGATTGATACAGGCAGGGTGGGATTTGGCATCGCGCCGCGGCTGAACGCGGCCGGCCGCCTGAGCCACGCCGCCGCCGGGGTGGAACTGCTGATCACCGGTGACGGCGCACGGGCGACGGAATTGGCCGCCGAACTGGACACCGAGAACAGCCGCCGCCAGACGGTGGAGAAGGAGCTGCTGACGGCGGCGGAGGAGATGCTGGCCGTTACCGGCCCCGGCACCGGAGAGGTGCTTGTGCTGGCGGGCGAGGACTGGCACCCCGGCGTCATCGGTATAGTAGCTTCGCGCCTGCTGGACAGGTATTACCGCCCGGTTGTCATGATCAGCGTCCGTGACGGGGTGGGCAAAGGCTCGTGCCGCAGCATCCCCGGCTTCGATATTTACCGCGCCCTCGAACAGTGCGCCGACCTACTCATCCAGTTCGGCGGACATCAGTATGCGGCCGGACTTACCGTGGAGGCCGCGAAGATCGATCTGCTGAGAGACAGGCTCAGCGCTATTGCCGCAGCGACGCTGACGGCCGACGATTATCAGCCGGTGTTAAATATCGATACCCGCGTCGCCCTGGACGAGATCGACGCCGCGCTTCTCCAGCAATTGGCCGCTTTGGCGCCTCACGGCGCGGGCAACCCCAGTCCGGTGTTCGTTTGCGAGGAATTGGCGGTTACCGGGGTGAGGCCGGTAGGGCAGGAGGGGCGCCATCTGAAGCTGAGGGTGAGGCGGGAGCGCGTCAACGGCGATGTCATTGGCTGGAATCTGGGCGGACTGGCCGCCCGTTTGGAAGGCGACGCGACTATCGATTTGGCGTTTGTACCCGAGTTCAACGAGTGGCAGGGTCAGCGGACCATCCAGCTTAAAGCCCATGATGTCCGCGTGCGGCCGGCGGTGCCCGACCATGTGCGGCTTACAGACGCCCGCGGGGAAGACAAGGACGCTTACCTGGCGCGACTGCTGCCGGGCAGCCGGAAGACCATTATCGTGGTAAATGACCGCCGCGAAGCGGTGCTGCTTGCCCGCAGGCTTCGCAGGCTGCCGGAAACATCCGGCAATGTGGGCTGCTGGCACCCGGCCATGGGGGCGAAACGGGAGCGGCGGCTGCGTGATCGGTATGCAGTCGGGGATGTGCGGGTGCTGGTGGCGGCCGGTTATTACGGTGGCGACGGAGATGATATCGCTGACATCGTATTTTACAGCCCGCCGCTGACGAAAGCGTTGCTCGGCGCCTACTGCCGTTTGGCTGCCGCCCAAAGCGGGCCTGTGACGTTGCATTTTGCCTATGCAGCCGCCGACGGGCGCGAAGCCGGCGCTGTACTTGAAGAATTGTTTCCCGATCGTAAAATGATCGGGTGGGTGTATCTCACCCTCCGGGAGGCCGCCAAACCTGATGGCAGCGTCTGTCTGCCGCCGCGGCTGCTGGCCCGGGCCGTCGCTGCGAGGAGCGGCAAGGCCGTCAGCCCGGAAAGTCTGGCGGCAAGTATCACCGTTCTCGCTGAGATAGGTCTGGCGAGCCGGGACGATAGTAGTGCGAACAAAATTATTCTGGCGCCCGTGCCGGACCGGAAGCAGGACCTGGAGCACTCGGCCGCGTTTTGCGCGGGCATTGCCGCCCGGCAGGGGTACGCCGCCCTCAACACGCGCCTGATCCGCTCGCCGCTCAAAGAACTGTGGAAGATGGCGACAGACGGGGAATAA
- a CDS encoding LapA family protein → MLSLVLALVFALLVAAFAIQNSLPVTVSFVTWSFQTSLVIVILGAATFGALAVMSLAVPMQIKARWQLKKALHRQGELEAEAKTLQERLDKEMVKEQAQEVSKNGI, encoded by the coding sequence ATGCTATCTTTGGTACTGGCGCTTGTTTTTGCTTTACTTGTAGCAGCGTTTGCCATCCAGAATTCTCTGCCGGTGACCGTTTCTTTCGTCACTTGGAGTTTTCAGACTTCGCTTGTCATCGTCATTCTCGGGGCGGCGACTTTCGGGGCGCTGGCCGTGATGTCGCTGGCTGTCCCGATGCAGATCAAGGCGAGGTGGCAATTAAAGAAGGCTCTCCATCGCCAGGGCGAGCTCGAGGCTGAGGCGAAAACGCTGCAGGAACGGCTGGATAAGGAAATGGTCAAAGAACAGGCCCAAGAAGTGAGCAAGAACGGTATATAG